A stretch of the Aspergillus puulaauensis MK2 DNA, chromosome 6, nearly complete sequence genome encodes the following:
- the ERG11_2 gene encoding cytochrome P450 (COG:Q;~EggNog:ENOG410PFY8;~InterPro:IPR001128,IPR002403,IPR017972,IPR036396;~PFAM:PF00067;~TransMembrane:1 (o20-41i);~go_function: GO:0004497 - monooxygenase activity [Evidence IEA];~go_function: GO:0005506 - iron ion binding [Evidence IEA];~go_function: GO:0016705 - oxidoreductase activity, acting on paired donors, with incorporation or reduction of molecular oxygen [Evidence IEA];~go_function: GO:0020037 - heme binding [Evidence IEA];~go_process: GO:0055114 - oxidation-reduction process [Evidence IEA]), which produces MGLVALVLENVCQRCSNLSVWTLAGLGLLTFLVVVVVLNVLRQILFKNPNEPPVVFHWFPFVGSTISYGIDPYKFFFDARAKYGDIFTFILLGKKTTVYLGTKGNEFILNGKLRDVCAEEVYSPLTTPVFGRHVVYDCPNAKLMEQKKFVKYGLTSDALRSYVQLITAEVDDFAQKSSVFQGTEGIFDVSKTVAEITIYTASRSLQGKEVRDRFDSTFAELYHDLDMGFAPINFMLPYAPLPHNRKRDAAQRKMAETYTDIIKARRKSGDKKDSEDMVWNLMSCVYKNGTPLPDQEIAHMMIALLMAGQHSSSSTLSWILLHLARHPEIVEDLYEEQLQVLGSDIRLTFDDLQKLELHSKIIKETLRIHAPIHSIIRAVKSPMPVPGTKYVIPTSHNVLSSPGVSARSEEFFPDPLKWNPHRWDENPIANSTEDEEKIDYGYGLVSKGTNSPYLPFGAGRHRCIGEQFAYVQLITITAALVRQFKFDTASESERQTIPETDYSSLFSRPAGKSFVQYKKRERHAKE; this is translated from the exons ATGGGTCTCGTCGCCCTTGTCCTCGAGAACGTTTGCCAACGTTGCTCGAATCTGTCGGTGTGGACGCTTGCTGGATTGGGATTACTCACCtttcttgttgttgtcgtcgttCTGAACGTGCTGCGACAAATTCTCTTCAAAAACCCCAATGAGCCCCCTGTCGTATTCCACTGGTTCCCCTTCGTGGGAAGCACCATCAGCTACGGAATTGACCCTTACAAATTCTTTTTTGATGCGCGCGCAAAG TACGGAGAtatcttcaccttcatccTCTTGGGAAAGAAAACCACCGTTTACCTCGGCACCAAGGGTAACGAATTCATTCTGAATGGAAAACTCAGAGATGTGTGTGCCGAGGAGGTCTACTCTCCTCTCACAACCCCTGTGTTCGGGCGTCACGTCGTATACGACTGTCCCAACGCGAAGCTAatggagcagaagaag TTCGTGAAATATGGCCTTACCTCCGACGCGCTACGCTCCTATGTACAGCTTATCACTGCTGAGGTGGACGATTTTGCCCAGAAATCCTCGGTTTTTCAGGGCACCGAAGGTATCTTTGACGTGTCTAAAACAGTGGCCGAGATTACAATCTATACCGCGTCACGCTCGCTCCAAGGGAAAGAAGTTCGCGACAGATTTGACTCTACTTTTGCGGAGTTATATCATGATCTTGACATGGGTTTTGCTCCAATCAACTTCATGCTTCCTTATGCTCCCCTTCCGCACAACCGGAAGCGTGATGCTGCACAGAGAAAGATGGCGGAGACATACACAGATATCATCAAAGCGCGTCGCAAATCGGGTGACAAGAAGGATTCTGAAGACATGGTCTGGAATTTGATGTCCTGTGTTTACAAGAACGGCACCCCATTGCCCGACCAAGAAATTGCCCACATGATGATCGCGCTCCTGATGGCTGGTCAAcactcctcgtcctcaacgcTTTCATGGATCCTTTTGCATCTCGCGAGACACCCCGAAATTGTGGAAGATCTCTATGAAGAGCAACTCCAGGTCCTAGGCTCTGATATACGCCTGACTTTCGATGACCTACAGAAACTGGAGCTTCATTCCAAGATCATCAAAGAGACCTTGCGCATCCACGCACCTATCCACTCGATTATCAGGGCAGTCAAAAGCCCGATGCCTGTACCTGGGACAAAATATGTCATTCCAACTTCCCACAATGTCCTTTCGTCGCCCGGTGTCAGTGCTAGGTCCGAGGAGTTTTTCCCAGACCCCCTAAAATGGAATCCCCACCGTTGGGACGAAAACCCAATCGCCAACTCTAccgaagatgaggagaagatcGACTACGGGTACGGCCTTGTCAGCAAGGGCACAAATAGTCCATATCTTCCCTTTGGTGCTGGACGACACCGGTGTATCGGTGAGCAGTTTGCCTACGTCCAGCTCATCACGATCACTGCAGCCCTTGTGAGGCAATTCAAGTTTGACACCGCGTCCGAGTCGGAAAGACAAACTATCCCAGAGACAGATTATTCG TCCCTTTTCTCACGACCTGCTGGTAAATCGTTCGTGCAATACAAGAAGCGCGAACGCCATGCCAAGGAATAA
- a CDS encoding mitochondrial 37S ribosomal protein mS41 (COG:S;~EggNog:ENOG410PT9D;~InterPro:IPR019083,IPR039603;~PFAM:PF09597) has translation MAMCNPFSITRTIKSFQLTQQCLRSIHKKSAPASTVPSPTPFVPDVQTFLTLIGRDMSKHVSKLPSWEKLFTLSSSELRDAGIEPARQRRYLLRKREKFRNGIYGPGGDLEHVVDGAAQLWVTEVPSGASTNTSKTGNGSAANSLDYSATLSPGMKRVIVNLPPDATEYKHDLSKPLKKFAHMKVHRGLLVKGPFLQPIKGANGSAALIKVQEGMWEDKLGHKVDGGERRRAEVRAKNRAEERRKRSA, from the coding sequence ATGGCAATGTGCAACCCGTTCTCAATCACCCGGACGATTAAGTCTTTCCAATTAACCCAACAATGCCTCCGATCCATTCACAAGAAATCCGCGCCTGCTTCCACTGTcccatcaccaacaccatTCGTCCCTGATGTCCAAACCTTCCTCACACTGATCGGCCGCGACATGTCAAAGCACGTCAGCAAACTCCCTTCTTGGGAGAAGCTATTCACGCTGAGCTCCTCTGAACTTCGGGATGCGGGAATCGAACCAGCACGCCAGCGTCGTTACCTTCTCAGAAAACGGGAAAAATTCCGAAACGGCATCTACGGACCTGGCGGAGATCTTGAGCATGTCGTGGATGGTGCCGCTCAGTTGTGGGTAACAGAAGTCCCATCCGGGGCGTCGACGAATACTTCAAAAACAGGCAATGGTTCTGCCGCCAACTCACTGGATTATTCGGCTACTCTATCTCCCGGGATGAAACGAGTCATTGTGAATCTACCACCGGATGCCACCGAATATAAACATGATTTGTCGAAACCACTTAAGAAGTTTGCGCATATGAAAGTTCATCGTGGCTTGTTGGTCAAGGGACCATTTCTGCAGCCAATTAAGGGTGCGAATGGCAGCGCAGCTTTGATCAAAGTTCAAGAGGGAATGTGGGAAGACAAGTTGGGACACAAGGTTGACGGTGGTGAAAGGAGACGTGCTGAAGTGAGAGCCAAAAACAGGGctgaggagagaaggaaacgGTCTGCATGA
- the kin28 gene encoding TFIIH complex serine/threonine-protein kinase subunit KIN28 (COG:D;~EggNog:ENOG410PFPZ;~InterPro:IPR017441,IPR008271,IPR037770,IPR000719, IPR011009;~PFAM:PF07714,PF00069;~go_component: GO:0005675 - transcription factor TFIIH holo complex [Evidence IEA];~go_component: GO:0070985 - transcription factor TFIIK complex [Evidence IEA];~go_function: GO:0004672 - protein kinase activity [Evidence IEA];~go_function: GO:0005524 - ATP binding [Evidence IEA];~go_function: GO:0008353 - RNA polymerase II CTD heptapeptide repeat kinase activity [Evidence IEA];~go_process: GO:0006468 - protein phosphorylation [Evidence IEA]), producing MAVSPLIPPSPSATVHPKNATSGIPLTTQANVSSPRPMQHAADREITEQMNDEVRHKYIKAKKLGEGTYAVVFLGHLRADPSSFVAIKKIKVNTEYKDGLSMDAIREVKYLQELSHPNVIALHDVFSSKDQNLNLVLEYLPRGDLEMLIKDSDIHYGVADVKAWMGMLTRGVWFCHENFVLHRDIKPNNLLIASDGEVKLADFGLARSFADPYLNMTHQVITRWYRPPELLYGARHYSGAVDIWSVGMVFAELLLRVPFVAGNSDLDQITKICEAFGTPSEENWPGVSKLANYIPTDKNQLVPAQGREFFLRQFPIAGPVGADLLMSMCTLDPRKRSTAYQALQHSWWATEPRPTNKEDLPRESGGAKKMGDDLTRRGGELDDQFKNAARQLDFGAMK from the exons ATGGCAGTTTCGCCTCTAATTCCCCCGTCGCCCTCAGCGACAGTTCACCCGAAAAATGCTACTTCAGGGATCCCGCTCACGACTCAGGCGAACGTTTCTTCGCCCCGACCCATGCAGCATGCTGCTGATCGCGAGATCACCGAACAGATGAATGATGAGGTCAGGCATAAGTACATAAAGG CTAAGAAACTAGGTGAAGGTACATACGCTGTAGTTTTCCTCGGCCACCTTCGAGCAGACCCGTCATCGTTTGTGGCTATAAAGAAGATTAAAGTCAATACGGAATACAAAGACGGGCTATCCATGGACGCGATTCGCGAGGTGAAGTATCTCCAGGAGCTCTCTCATCCAAATGTCATCGCGCTACACGACGTATTTTCATCCAAGGACCAGAATCTCAATCTGGTTCTAGAGTATCTGCCACGCGGTGATCTGGAAATGCTCATTAAAGACAGCGACATACATTATGGTGTCGCGGATGTGAAGGCATGGATGGGGATGCTCACCAGGGGCGTCTGGTTTTGCCATGAGAATTTCGTTTTGCATCGAGACATCAAACCCAACAACCTGCTTATCGCTTCAGACGGAGAAGTCAAATTGGCAGATTTTGGTCTGGCTAGATCATTTGCCGACCCTTATCTGAACATGACGCACCAAGTAATTACTCGATGGTACCGGCCACCTGAACTTCTCTATGGTGCACGCCACTATTCCGGCGCCGTCGATATCTGGTCCGTAGGGATGGTCTTCGCAGAGCTTCTCCTACGAGTGCCATTCGTTGCAGGAAACTCGGATCTTGACCAAATCACCAAAATTTGTGAGGCGTTTGGAACACCAAGCGAAGAGAACTGGCCCGGCGTTTCGAAGTTAGCAAATTATATCCCAACAGATAAGAATCAACTCGTACCTGCGCAAGGCCGAGAGTTCTTCCTCAGGCAATTCCCAATAGCTGGACCTGTTGGCGCTGACTTGCTTATGTCCATGTGCACCTTGGATCCAAGAAAGCGAAGCACTGCGTATCAAGCCCTCCAGCACAGCTGGTGGGCCACGGAGCCGAGACCAACAAATAAAGAAGACCTTCCACGAGAATCGGGCGGTGCGAAAAAAATGGGAGACGACTTGACGAGGCGTGGAGGGGAGCTTGATGACCAGTTCAAGAACGCTGCGAGGCAGTTGGATTTCGGTGCAATGAAATGA
- a CDS encoding CAMK family serine/threonine-protein kinase (COG:D;~EggNog:ENOG410PFKJ;~InterPro:IPR017441,IPR008271,IPR008984,IPR000253, IPR000719,IPR011009;~PFAM:PF00498,PF07714,PF00069;~TransMembrane:1 (i453-470o);~go_function: GO:0004672 - protein kinase activity [Evidence IEA];~go_function: GO:0005515 - protein binding [Evidence IEA];~go_function: GO:0005524 - ATP binding [Evidence IEA];~go_process: GO:0006468 - protein phosphorylation [Evidence IEA]), translated as MVPQTEKSSLKRRGAAEYDVQDQKKPRRSGRISSQQSQTPVIQSYLPTPLTHHDSTATDLRKEVTATPPSQARLRSPSNSDSYQPLSSPPGDTQAFSQFVYPPRAFADEVGDEAAEGVWGYLIPLDDKVKDALVLRKRDSCEDDTNSSSKPIAKKGAASQAKNSSVKQQSSRRPGGYLVGRHPECDLALNIPTVSNRHFLVFPENRRGDTVAILEDLSSNGTFINDAIIGRNKHRELEDGDEVTVLDEVRFVFRYPRTKNINGFRQQYRVLQQLGKGHFATVYLCVERATGTQYAVKMFEKRSGDSQKSQNESLMQEIGLLMSVSHRNLLCLKDTFDESDGVYLVLELAPEGELFNMIISKQKFTENETRHIFLQLFEGLKYLHDRGIVHRDIKPENILVADDKLSVKLGDFGLAKIIGEDSFTTTLCGTPSYVAPEILQETRRRKYTKAVDIWSLGVVLYICLCGFPPFSDELYTPENPYTLAQQIKLGRFDYPSPYWDSVGDPALDLIDRMLTVDVDKRITVDECLEHPWLTGNYPSVADSTDGLTGALGKLDFSRRKIARERTLLSSINDVHFSQQKPGGGAPVKVYHKNTPGQRMHNRRVSRQHEDSPNQNSGPKNFVNLGEHGDPVLFEEDPTSRYN; from the exons ATGGTACCACAGACTGAGAAGAGCTCCCTTAAGCGCAGG GGTGCCGCAGAGTACGATGTACAGGATCAAAAGAAGCCTCGACGGTCAGGGAGGATCAGTTCACAGCAGTCACAAACTCCTGTTATACAGTCATACCTACCTACTCCCCTAACGCATCATGATTCGACCGCTACAGATCTTCGAAAGGAGGTGACCGCTACTCCGCCAAGCCAAGCTCGTCTGCGCTCTCCGTCGAATTCAGACAGCTACCAGCCACTTTCGTCTCCTCCCGGTGATACACAAGCATTCTCACAATTTGTGTATCCTCCTAGAGCCTTTGCCGacgaagttggagatgaggCTGCAGAAGGGGTCTGGGGTTACTTAATCCCTCTAGACGATAAAGTCAAAGATGCCCTTGTGCTTCGAAAACGTGATAGCTGTGAAGATGACACAAACTCGAGTTCCAAGCCGATCGCCAAAAAAGGAGCCGCGAGCCAAGCCAAAAATTCCTCTGTAAAACAGCAGTCTAGCCGGCGCCCTGGGGGTTATCTTGTCGGACGACACCCAGAATGCG ACCTGGCTCTCAATATACCCACAGTGTCTAACCGTCATTTCTTGGTGTTCCCGGAAAATAGAAGAGGCGACACAGTGGCGATACTAGAAGACCTATCTAGTAACGGCACATTTATCAATGATGCGATTATTGGACGAAACAAACATCGTGAATTAGAAGATGGCGACGAGGTAACTGTATTAGACGAGGTTCGGTTTGTATTTAGATATCCTCGAACGAAAAATATCAATGGCTTCCGACAGCAGTATCGTGTCTTGCAACAGCTAGGGAAAGGCCATTTTGCAACCGTCTATCTCTGCGTGGAACGCGCAACGGGAACGCAGTACGCGGTAAAGATGTTCGAGAAACGATCTGGTGATTCGCAGAAGTCCCAGAATGAGTCTCTAATGCAAGAAATCGGCCTCTTGATGAGCGTTAGTCATCGCAATTTGCTTTGTCTCAAAGACACCTTTGATGAAAGTGACGGGGTTTATCTTGTATTGGAACTTGCACCAGAAGGTGAACTTTTCAACATGATCATAAGTAAACAAAAGTTTACAGAAAATGAGACTCGTCACATCTTCCTTCAGCTCTTTGAAGGGTTGAAATATCTA CATGATCGTGGAATTGTTCATCGAGACATCAAACCAGAGAACATACTTGTTGCCGATGACAAGCTGAGCGTAAAGCTAGGTGACTTTGGTCTGGCTAAGATAATTGGTGAAGACTCATTCACGACCACGCT TTGTGGCACGCCAAGCT ATGTTGCTCCCGAGATACTCCAAGAAACTCGCCGGCGCAAATACACGAAAGCCGTTGATATCTGGTCACTCGGCGTTGTCCTTTACATATGTCTCTGTGGTTTCCCACCATTTTCTGACGAGCTTTATACACCGGAGAATCCTTACACTTTGGCACAGCAGATCAAGCTAGGCCGCTTTGATTACCCGTCTCCTTATTGGGACTCTGTTGGCGACCCGGCCCTAGATCTCATAGACAGGATGCTTACAGTTGATGTTGATAAAAGAATCACTGTCGATGAATGTCTCGAACACCCGTGGCTCACAGGTAACTATCCCAGCGTGGCTGATAGTACAGATGGCCTCACCGGTGCCTTGGGGAAATTAGACTTCTCTAGAAGGAAAATTGCACGGGAACGGACGCTTCTCAGCAGCATTAATGACGTGCATTTTAGCCAGCAAAAGCCGGGAGGAGGGGCTCCGGTAAAGGTATACCATAAAAACACTCCTGGCCAGCGCATGCACAATCGGAGGGTCAGCCGGCAACACGAAGACTCCCCCAATCAGAATAGTGGTCCCAAGAACTTTGTCAACCTCGGGGAGCACGGTGATCCAGTTTTatttgaagaagatccgACAAGCCGATACAATTAA
- a CDS encoding putative kinesin family protein (KipA) (BUSCO:EOG092631IR;~COG:Z;~EggNog:ENOG410PGWU;~InterPro:IPR019821,IPR036961,IPR027417,IPR027640, IPR001752;~PFAM:PF16796,PF00225;~go_function: GO:0003777 - microtubule motor activity [Evidence IEA];~go_function: GO:0005524 - ATP binding [Evidence IEA];~go_function: GO:0008017 - microtubule binding [Evidence IEA];~go_process: GO:0007018 - microtubule-based movement [Evidence IEA]), whose protein sequence is MSALPQPSRPVTGPPTGTLPQLPGPKSRKSLPASSESSRSSSPSKLRTPSSPRPTLSKSPLSNSTTNVSATRSTSASRVPSGPDKSLRRTISIAAFPQPPRQGSRPSTASSMTNPHGLHSSGSVKSKRGSRPSIGAASQRSSKTHSLLSAGGDAKSVSHADLEGSPSQSRSSSAEGSYSTSATTFEDGDETAGIAKSSSKPKDTKETKGNVIVSVRVRPNVGGESSANPEWMVDTRRGLLVYNGKEGGDYYYDNVFSAIENNARVYDSGAKRLVRRVMEGYHGTVFAYGMTGTGKTFSMQGTATSPGVIPLAITDIFSFIRETPHREFLLRVSYLEIYNEKIHDLLSASIGPVASQQEEIKLREDSKRGVYATPLKEEIVQSPTQLLRVIARGDHARRTGSTQFNARSSRSHAVVQIVVESRERVPAGDTQDRRSGLAPGGVRVSTLSLIDLAGSERAADDKERRTEGAHINKSLLTLGTIISRLSETKDKTGASADKEGKHLPFRDSKLTRLLQPALSGNSLVSILCTVQLGSMMNANSGETLNTLKFAARAKNNIVSHAKRAEEAFGGGGGDAGSRVLLERYRMEIQALRGQLESQTKVQAEKELKLEEQKLEQEAHERHEEQMLEMQLARTALKERIEHLNRLILSSKSTGVNTQGAISALGRLSRMSSIDRGSRSLRSSVSQSTLGAYGHSSTRPVSFLSVNSQDFPMNSPLGNDDEEDMMGEFADGKASAQRQITALQADLTDKNRYIATLERRLLQARRSSHSRMSMGVKTGSSSSENPDLVAQVREKDMEINELRVQLDDKDRMLTALRSATRHRDLAQLTLDSPPSGPKDKYSSPNGERESPVPGSAANRLTPPAELDPGTKRKSMDEVSRILDEMIQDRVESGHLIKGSRGSVRVAPESRPTSESNQPGPGLTPGPTNAAQSDNRLDTT, encoded by the exons ATGTCTGCATTGCCGCAACCATCCAGGCCTGTCACCGGCCCACCAACGGGGACATTACCCCAATTGCCGGGTCCGAAATCGAGAAAAAGCCTACCAGCTTCCTCTGAGTCCTCgaggtcttcttctccctctaAATTACGGACGCCATCGAGCCCCAGACCGACACTGAGCAAGTCCCCACTTTCTAACTCAACGACAAATGTCAGCGCTACAAGATCAACATCGGCTTCTAGAGTCCCCAGTGGTCCTGATAAGTCTCTGCGAAGGACAATCAGCATCGCGGCTTTTCCTCAGCCACCAAGGCAGGGGAGCCGCCCCTCGACGGCATCCTCAATGACGAATCCCCATGGTTTACATTCGTCTGGAAGCGTGAAATCGAAAAGAGGCTCCAGGCCTAGCATTGGGGCCGCTAGTCAGAGAAGCTCGAAGACCCACTCATTATTGAGCGCCGGAGGAGATGCTAAATCTGTCTCACACGCAGACCTGGAGGGCTCACCATCCCAAAGTAGAAGCTCCTCTGCTGAGGGATCGTACTCAACAAGTGCCACTACgtttgaggatggcgatgagacgGCGGGCATAGCAAAATCGAGCTCGAAGCCCAAGGATACAAAGGAAACGAAGGGTAACGTTATAGTGAGCGTAAGAGTACGCCCGAATGTCGGCGGCGAGAGCTCGGCCAATCCCGAGTGGATGGTGGATACCCGTCGAGGCTTACTTGTGTATAATGGGAAAGAGGGTGGTGACTATTATTACG ATAACGTTTTCTCGGCGATTGAAAACAACGCTCGAGTCTACGACTCAGGCGCCAAACGTCTGGTGAGAAGGGTAATGGAGGGATATCACGGCACTGTCTTTGCTTACGGTATGACTGGAACTGGCAAAACCTTCTCTATGCAGGGCACCGCAACATCTCCCGGTGTGATACCGTTGGCAATCACAGACATATTCTCATTCATTAGAGAGACCCCGCATCGAGAGTTCCTGCTTCGCGTCAGCTATCTTGAAATCTACAATGAGAAAATCCACGATCTTCTTTCAGCTTCCATTGGACCTGTTGCTTCCCAGCAGGAAGAGATCAAGTTACGTGAGGATAGCAAACGAGGCGTATACGCCACACCATTGAAAGAGGAAATCGTGCAAAGTCCAACACAGCTTCTTCGCGTTATTGCGAGAGGCGATCACGCAAGGCGGACAGGTAGTACTCAATTCAATGCCCGCAGTTCGCGAAGTCATGCAGTCGTGCAAATTGTTGTTGAAAGCAGAGAACGCGTGCCTGCCGGGGACACCCAAGATAGAAGGTCGGGGTTAGCCCCCGGTGGAGTTCGAGTATCAACACTCAGCTTGATCGATCTAGCAGGATCTGAACGAGCAGCGGATGATAAAGAACGACGTACTGAGGGTGCTCATATCAATAAGAGTCTTCTTACTTTAGGAACGATCATTTCCAGGCTTTCCGAGACCAAAGACAAAACTGGAGCTTCGGCCGATAAAGAGGGCAAACACCTGCCTTTCCGCGACAGTAAGCTCACCAGATTGCTGCAACCAGCTTTGTCCGGCAATTCCCTTGTCAGCATTCTTTGCACAGTCCAACTGGGGAGTATGATGAATGCAAATTCGGGCGAGACTTTGAACACCTTGAAATTCGCTGCGCGAGCTAAAAACAACATTGTCAGCCATGCTAAAAGAGCAGAGGAGGctttcggtggtggtggaggcgaTGCAGGAAGCCGTGTGCTACTCGAGCGTTATCGTATGGAAATTCAGGCTCTACGTGGCCAGCTTGAAAGTCAAACAAAAGTCCAAGCCGAGAAAGAGCTAAAATTGGAAGAGCAGAAACTAGAGCAGGAAGCGCATGAGCGGCATGAGGAGCAGATGCTGGAAATGCAGCTAGCCCGAACCGCCCTGAAGGAACGTATAGAACACTTGAATCGGCTCATTTTAAGTTCCAAGTCTACAGGCGTGAATACGCAGGGCGCCATCTCTGCTCTTGGCCGGCTATCCAGGATGTCTTCCATTGATCGTGGTTCTCGCTCCCTACGCTCTTCCGTGAGTCAATCCACGCTCGGAGCTTATGGGCACTCGTCTACGCGACCAGTTTCGTTCCTTTCTGTCAATAGCCAGGATTTCCCAATGAATTCACCTCTAGGTaatgacgatgaagaggatatgATGGGCGAGTTCGCGGACGGAAAAGCAAGCGCTCAAAGACAGATTACCGCTCTTCAGGCTGACCTTACGGATAAAAATCGGTATATTGCAACCTTGGAGAGACGGCTGCTCCAGGCCCGGCGATCCAGCCACTCCCGCATGTCCATGGGCGTTAAAACGGGCAGCAGTTCATCGGAGAACCCTGATCTCGTTGCCCAAGTCCGGGAAAAGGATATGGAAATCAACGAACTTCGTGTTCAACTCGATGATAAGGATAGAATGCTTACAGCCCTTCGCTCTGCTACTCGACATCGGGACCTAGCTCAGCTCACTTTGGACAGCCCGCCCTCGGGCCCCAAGGACAAATATAGTTCTCCAAACGGTGAACGAGAATCCCCGGTCCCTGGTTCAGCTGCGAACCGTCTGACTCCCCCGGCAGAACTGGATCCAGgaacgaagagaaagagtaTGGATGAAGTATCACGAATACTCGATGAAATGATCCAAGATCGAGTTGAGAGCGGCCATTTGATAAAGGGTTCGCGTGGGAGCGTCCGCGTCGCCCCAGAAAGTCGACCAACATCCGAATCGAACCAGCCCGGGCCGGGTCTAACCCCAGGGCCAACAAACGCCGCTCAATCGGACAACCGTCTGGATACTACCTAG